Proteins encoded in a region of the Halioglobus maricola genome:
- a CDS encoding MATE family efflux transporter: MTSHKALDRKIWGIAWPAILSNISIPLLGLVDSAILGHLDDSRYLGAVAVGAALLSFLYWGFSFLRMGTTGPVALAEGAGDHHSSFLVLFRSSVIALCIAALVLMLHQPLLDLGMLLMTPAPGLAPLTDSYTNIRIVSAPAVLLTYTVVGWCIGRQDTRWPLLIVVTTNLTNIALDFLFVIGMGLNSDGAAIATVIAEYLGCILALYTVWRQRSHMSWVRIADDMKIVSAYKLILQSNQYLFFRTVCLLFSFAFFTAVGENFGSDVLAANTLLIQLLLMGAYAMDGFAYAAEGLSGNRLGAGDQNGFYAVVKRCSFWTAVSAALVSIALLVLQGPLVNTLTSISSVKELMLLYYPWLVILPLLAAPSYLLDGVFIGSAQTRYMMTTMLLATLGVYLPLWYVTTGMGNHGLWLAFSAFNLFRGISLYLCYRKISAGHGWLPPGK; this comes from the coding sequence ATGACGTCGCACAAGGCGCTTGATCGCAAAATCTGGGGTATTGCCTGGCCGGCGATTCTGTCGAACATTTCCATTCCACTTCTGGGGCTCGTGGACTCGGCCATTCTTGGCCACCTCGACGACAGCCGCTACCTCGGCGCTGTCGCGGTGGGCGCTGCGCTGCTTTCATTCCTGTACTGGGGCTTCTCGTTCCTGCGCATGGGAACAACTGGGCCGGTAGCACTCGCAGAAGGGGCCGGGGACCATCATAGTTCCTTTTTGGTATTATTTAGGTCGAGTGTTATCGCACTGTGCATAGCAGCCCTTGTCCTGATGCTCCACCAGCCTCTGCTGGATCTGGGAATGCTGTTAATGACTCCCGCACCAGGGCTTGCGCCGCTCACCGACAGCTACACCAATATCCGGATTGTCAGTGCACCCGCTGTGCTGCTGACATACACCGTGGTCGGCTGGTGTATCGGCCGGCAGGACACGCGTTGGCCACTACTTATTGTGGTGACGACCAACCTTACCAATATCGCTCTCGATTTCCTGTTTGTTATCGGCATGGGGCTCAACAGTGATGGTGCCGCAATAGCAACGGTAATCGCCGAATACCTGGGCTGCATACTCGCACTCTACACTGTCTGGCGTCAGCGCTCCCATATGTCTTGGGTTCGTATTGCAGACGATATGAAGATAGTAAGCGCTTACAAATTGATACTGCAAAGCAACCAGTACCTGTTTTTTCGCACCGTGTGCCTGCTCTTCAGTTTCGCTTTTTTTACCGCGGTAGGGGAGAACTTCGGCAGCGACGTTCTCGCTGCCAACACCCTGCTAATCCAGCTGTTATTAATGGGTGCCTACGCCATGGATGGCTTCGCTTATGCTGCCGAAGGGTTGTCTGGAAATCGCCTTGGGGCAGGGGACCAGAATGGCTTCTACGCTGTAGTCAAGCGGTGCTCTTTTTGGACGGCTGTGTCCGCCGCTCTCGTCAGCATTGCCCTGTTAGTGCTACAGGGGCCGCTTGTAAATACCTTGACCAGCATTAGTTCTGTAAAAGAACTAATGCTGCTGTACTACCCCTGGCTAGTTATCCTGCCGTTGCTGGCAGCCCCCAGTTACCTGCTCGATGGGGTATTCATCGGCAGCGCCCAGACTCGCTATATGATGACAACCATGCTGCTCGCAACCCTGGGGGTCTATCTACCACTGTGGTACGTCACGACCGGCATGGGCAATCATGGGTTGTGGCTGGCATTCAGTGCTTTCAACCTCTTCCGGGGTATTTCTCTCTATCTTTGCTACCGTAAAATCAGCGCCGGGCACGGCTGGCTTCCCCCAGGCAAGTAG
- the coxB gene encoding cytochrome c oxidase subunit II, with amino-acid sequence MLVLLSSAALAAHGDMNELNMSPGVTDVGAQIYDLHMIILIICTIIGAGVFGVMFYSIYAHRKSRGHEPATFHESTKVEIAWTVIPFFILIGMAFPATSTLLEIYDNDDAELDVIVTGYQWKWKYEYMNEDGENVSFFSNLRTSQGEIYNTEDKGEHYLLEVDEPLVLPADTKVRFLVTANDVIHSWWVPELAVKRDAIPGFINEAWTKTSVEGVYRGQCAELCGKDHGFMPIVVNVVSKDEYAQWLDGKQAEAAQIKELMAKTFTLDELMEQGKSVYDRNCLACHGANGEGGVGTAIAGSPIATGELGGHLDVGINGVPGTAMQAFGPQLNDVDMAAVITYQRNAFGNNMGDMVQPIDVFNHKKG; translated from the coding sequence ATGCTGGTGTTGTTAAGCTCCGCTGCCCTGGCAGCACACGGTGACATGAACGAATTGAACATGTCCCCGGGTGTTACTGATGTGGGCGCGCAGATCTACGACCTGCATATGATCATTCTTATCATCTGTACCATTATTGGTGCAGGTGTGTTCGGCGTAATGTTTTATTCTATTTACGCTCACCGCAAATCCAGGGGTCACGAACCGGCTACCTTCCATGAAAGCACTAAAGTTGAAATCGCGTGGACCGTGATTCCCTTCTTTATTCTTATTGGTATGGCCTTCCCAGCGACATCCACGTTGCTTGAGATCTATGACAACGACGATGCAGAGCTGGACGTCATTGTCACTGGCTACCAGTGGAAGTGGAAATACGAATATATGAACGAAGATGGCGAAAACGTCAGCTTCTTCTCCAATTTGCGTACCAGTCAGGGCGAGATCTACAACACTGAAGACAAAGGGGAACACTATCTGTTGGAAGTGGATGAGCCCCTGGTATTGCCTGCCGACACCAAGGTTCGCTTCCTGGTCACGGCCAACGACGTAATCCACTCCTGGTGGGTACCCGAGCTGGCGGTCAAAAGAGATGCGATTCCCGGCTTCATCAACGAGGCCTGGACCAAGACTTCTGTTGAGGGCGTATACCGCGGTCAGTGCGCGGAACTGTGCGGTAAAGATCACGGTTTCATGCCTATTGTTGTTAACGTCGTGAGCAAGGATGAGTACGCCCAGTGGCTGGACGGCAAACAAGCTGAAGCTGCGCAAATCAAGGAACTGATGGCCAAGACCTTCACTCTTGATGAGCTAATGGAGCAAGGCAAGTCGGTCTATGATCGCAACTGCCTGGCTTGTCACGGCGCCAACGGCGAAGGCGGTGTTGGCACCGCTATCGCTGGCAGCCCAATTGCGACCGGCGAGCTCGGAGGCCACCTCGACGTAGGTATTAATGGCGTGCCCGGCACCGCTATGCAGGCCTTTGGCCCGCAGCTGAACGATGTCGATATGGCGGCGGTAATTACCTACCAGCGCAACGCATTTGGCAACAATATGGGCGACATGGTTCAGCCCATAGATGTTTTCAACCACAAGAAAGGCTAA